From Spirosoma aerolatum, one genomic window encodes:
- the preA gene encoding NAD-dependent dihydropyrimidine dehydrogenase subunit PreA has translation MADLSTNFLGIKSPNPYWLASAPPTDKKYNVLRAFEAGWGGVVWKTLGSQVKNVSSRYSAVDYNGTKVMGLNNIELISDRPLDINLREIAECVREFPDRAMVVSLMADNTREKWHELIAQVEDTGAHGLELNFGCPHGMTERGMGAAVGQDPEIAKMVVEWVMEKATIPVITKLTPNVHSVVPTGRASVEGGTNALSLINTIQSVTGVDLNTLVPNPYVAGKSVYGGYCGPAVKPIALKMLTTIAQDPVTSRVPISGIGGISTWKDAAEFMLLGATSVQVCTAVMKHGFRIIDDLCDGLNNWMDEKGFKTVYDFIGKSVPTITHWEDLDINYHIVANINQDKCIHCGLCYIACEDTSHQAINLTYGKPYNTYSIIENECVGCNLCKLVCPVDECITMVEQRKGDEYLNWKEFQRRGLPLNDH, from the coding sequence ATGGCAGATTTAAGCACTAACTTCCTAGGTATCAAATCGCCAAATCCGTACTGGCTGGCGAGCGCTCCGCCGACGGATAAAAAATATAATGTACTACGGGCTTTTGAGGCCGGTTGGGGCGGTGTTGTCTGGAAAACGCTGGGTTCGCAGGTCAAGAATGTGTCGTCGCGCTACTCGGCTGTCGATTACAACGGCACCAAAGTAATGGGGTTGAATAATATAGAACTGATTTCGGATCGGCCCCTTGATATAAACTTGCGCGAAATTGCTGAGTGCGTTCGGGAGTTTCCCGACCGGGCAATGGTCGTATCGCTCATGGCGGATAATACCCGTGAGAAATGGCACGAACTGATTGCGCAGGTCGAAGATACGGGCGCCCATGGGCTTGAACTGAACTTCGGTTGCCCACATGGTATGACCGAGCGGGGCATGGGCGCGGCCGTTGGACAGGACCCCGAAATCGCTAAAATGGTGGTGGAATGGGTGATGGAAAAGGCCACAATTCCGGTCATTACCAAATTAACGCCCAACGTGCATTCGGTTGTGCCAACGGGTCGGGCCTCGGTTGAGGGAGGAACCAATGCGCTTTCACTGATCAATACGATTCAGTCCGTGACGGGGGTCGATCTAAATACATTGGTGCCAAATCCATATGTGGCCGGGAAGTCGGTATACGGCGGGTATTGCGGACCGGCGGTGAAACCCATCGCCCTGAAAATGCTGACGACCATTGCCCAGGACCCGGTTACGTCGCGCGTACCGATCTCAGGGATTGGGGGCATTAGTACCTGGAAAGATGCTGCCGAGTTTATGTTGTTGGGGGCCACATCGGTGCAGGTTTGCACGGCCGTTATGAAGCATGGTTTTCGAATCATCGATGACCTGTGCGATGGGCTAAACAACTGGATGGACGAAAAAGGGTTTAAAACCGTTTATGACTTCATTGGTAAATCGGTTCCAACCATCACACACTGGGAAGACCTTGATATTAATTATCACATTGTTGCCAACATCAACCAGGACAAGTGCATTCACTGTGGTCTATGCTATATCGCCTGTGAAGACACGTCCCATCAGGCTATCAATCTGACGTATGGAAAGCCTTATAATACCTATTCGATCATTGAAAACGAGTGTGTTGGTTGTAATTTGTGTAAATTGGTTTGCCCCGTCGATGAATGTATTACGATGGTAGAGCAACGAAAGGGCGATGAGTACCTCAACTGGAAAGAATTCCAACGGCGCGGCCTACCCCTGAATGACCACTAA
- a CDS encoding FAD-dependent oxidoreductase produces MLDEPPIPIARLQRYSTEKAIAQKWPLFQRKPSVGKKVAVVGAGPAGLSCAHVLSREGVDVTIYEKESKGGGLMTYGIAAYKVTPQFCEDEVNFITALGGITIKYDQELGRNVTLAELQANYDAVYLGIGVGVARHLGIPGEDLEGVQDAIRFIYDIREKGYPSVPVGDKVAVIGLGMTAIDAATQAKRLGAKEVTIVYRRTQAEMPSTEVELNLAKLDGCNLIWLASPKEILGENGRVTQLVCNVMELSVPDTSGRRTPVETGETITLDVDMVIKAAGQIPYEELVTANQLTNWYGKLAINENCETNIPGVFAGGDCVNGGKEVVDAVQAGKDGARAILKTMSERANE; encoded by the coding sequence CTGCTCGATGAACCCCCCATTCCGATTGCCCGTCTCCAACGTTATTCGACCGAAAAAGCCATTGCGCAAAAGTGGCCCCTGTTTCAGCGAAAGCCTTCTGTAGGTAAAAAAGTGGCCGTAGTGGGTGCAGGGCCGGCAGGGTTGAGTTGTGCCCACGTATTAAGCCGAGAAGGGGTCGATGTGACGATCTACGAGAAAGAGAGCAAAGGGGGCGGTTTAATGACCTACGGTATAGCTGCCTATAAAGTGACGCCCCAGTTTTGTGAAGACGAAGTAAATTTTATCACAGCACTCGGTGGCATTACCATCAAATACGATCAGGAACTAGGCCGAAACGTGACATTAGCCGAACTTCAGGCCAATTACGACGCTGTGTATCTGGGTATTGGTGTTGGTGTTGCCCGCCATTTGGGTATTCCCGGCGAAGACCTTGAAGGTGTTCAGGATGCCATTCGATTTATCTACGACATTCGGGAGAAAGGCTACCCGTCTGTTCCGGTGGGCGATAAAGTGGCGGTTATCGGGCTGGGTATGACGGCTATCGATGCGGCAACACAGGCTAAACGACTGGGAGCCAAAGAGGTAACCATTGTGTATCGTCGGACGCAGGCTGAAATGCCAAGTACCGAAGTCGAATTGAATCTGGCAAAACTGGACGGCTGCAACCTGATCTGGCTGGCATCACCCAAAGAAATCCTGGGCGAAAATGGGCGGGTTACCCAACTGGTTTGTAACGTTATGGAACTGAGCGTCCCTGATACCAGTGGCCGTCGTACACCCGTGGAAACAGGTGAAACCATTACGTTGGATGTCGATATGGTGATCAAAGCCGCCGGACAAATTCCCTACGAGGAACTGGTAACTGCCAACCAGCTTACAAACTGGTACGGTAAACTGGCGATCAACGAAAACTGCGAAACCAACATCCCCGGTGTTTTTGCTGGTGGTGACTGTGTCAATGGCGGTAAAGAAGTGGTCGATGCCGTACAGGCAGGTAAAGACGGAGCACGAGCGATATTAAAAACAATGAGTGAAAGAGCGAATGAGTGA
- a CDS encoding nitrilase-related carbon-nitrogen hydrolase: MPRIIKSGLIQMSLPMTEGEGTIEEIKEAMVQKHIPLIEEAGQKGVQILCLQEIFNTPYFCPGQNADWYKSAETVPGPTTDRMAEYAKKYNMVMIVPVYEKEQAGVLYNTAAVIDADGTYLGKYRKNHIPHTSGFWEKFFFKPGNLGYPVFQTRYAKIGVYICYDRHFPDGARCLGLNGAEIVYNPSATVAGLSQYLWKLEQPAHAAANGYFMGCINRVGEEKPWNLGRFYGSSYFVDPRGQIFAQASEDNDELLIAEFDLDMIDEVRSVWQFFRDRRPETYKELVEL, encoded by the coding sequence ATGCCACGAATCATTAAATCGGGATTGATCCAGATGAGCCTTCCAATGACCGAAGGCGAAGGTACGATAGAGGAAATTAAAGAAGCGATGGTGCAGAAGCACATCCCGCTTATTGAAGAAGCCGGTCAGAAAGGCGTTCAGATTCTGTGTTTGCAGGAAATATTCAATACACCCTATTTCTGTCCGGGACAGAATGCCGACTGGTACAAATCCGCCGAAACGGTGCCTGGCCCTACCACTGACAGGATGGCGGAATATGCCAAAAAGTATAATATGGTGATGATTGTTCCGGTCTATGAAAAGGAACAGGCTGGGGTTCTGTATAATACGGCTGCTGTGATCGATGCCGATGGCACGTATCTGGGCAAATACCGCAAGAATCACATTCCACATACATCGGGTTTCTGGGAGAAATTTTTCTTTAAACCCGGCAATCTGGGCTATCCCGTATTCCAGACACGCTATGCTAAAATCGGGGTGTATATCTGCTACGACCGTCACTTCCCTGATGGGGCCCGCTGCCTGGGATTGAACGGGGCCGAGATTGTGTATAATCCGTCGGCAACGGTAGCTGGCCTGTCGCAATACCTCTGGAAACTGGAACAGCCCGCCCATGCAGCCGCCAATGGCTATTTTATGGGCTGCATCAACCGTGTAGGCGAAGAAAAACCCTGGAATCTGGGTCGGTTTTATGGCTCTTCGTATTTCGTTGATCCACGCGGCCAAATCTTTGCTCAGGCTTCAGAAGATAACGATGAACTACTCATTGCTGAATTCGATTTGGATATGATCGACGAGGTACGCAGTGTCTGGCAGTTCTTCCGCGACCGACGCCCAGAAACGTATAAGGAATTGGTGGAATTGTAA
- the hydA gene encoding dihydropyrimidinase: MSILIKNGRVITAAEDYVADIYIEGETISAIGKNLPIQADTVIDASGKLVFPGGIDPHVHLSMPFMGTFSSDTYETGTRAALFGGTTTVIDFVLQKQGHSLRDALTDWNSRARGTAVGDYSFHMAVTDFNEDSKAEIKGMVEDEGITSFKTFMAYKGALMINDSQMVGLMQEVKKQGGMVTVHATNGDMIDYLIAKHRSEGKLTPLYHYLSQPEVTEAEASCRFTDLADYTGCPGYIVHMTCEGALNGVRNATRRNQKVFAETCIQYLILDASLYEKNFEGAKWVMSPPLREKKDQQALWAGINQGLVQVVATDHCPFMWEQKLMGKEDFSKIPNGHPAIENRMELLYSEGVGKGKITLNKYVEVACTNPAKIFGMFPRKGTIGIGSDADIVIFDPEEKHTLSAKTHHMNVDYSGYEGWELTGKVKIVLLRGTVAVDDNKCLVDKGYGQFIKRKKVSGTI, encoded by the coding sequence ATGTCTATACTCATTAAAAATGGCCGGGTTATTACGGCGGCTGAGGATTACGTTGCGGATATTTACATTGAAGGTGAAACCATTTCGGCTATAGGGAAGAATTTGCCTATTCAGGCCGATACCGTAATTGATGCATCGGGGAAGCTCGTTTTTCCGGGAGGAATTGACCCGCATGTGCATTTGTCCATGCCGTTTATGGGTACGTTCTCGAGCGATACCTATGAAACCGGAACACGGGCGGCACTCTTTGGCGGCACCACAACGGTTATTGATTTCGTTTTGCAGAAACAGGGGCATTCGCTGAGAGACGCCCTTACCGACTGGAATTCCCGCGCCCGTGGAACGGCCGTTGGGGATTATAGCTTTCACATGGCTGTAACGGACTTCAATGAGGATTCGAAGGCGGAGATCAAGGGTATGGTTGAAGACGAAGGAATTACGTCGTTTAAAACCTTTATGGCCTATAAAGGGGCCTTGATGATTAACGACAGCCAGATGGTCGGCCTGATGCAGGAGGTGAAAAAGCAGGGCGGCATGGTGACCGTTCATGCTACCAATGGGGATATGATTGATTACCTGATTGCCAAACACCGGTCGGAAGGGAAATTGACTCCGCTTTATCATTATTTATCCCAACCCGAAGTTACGGAAGCCGAAGCGAGCTGCCGGTTTACCGACCTGGCCGACTATACGGGTTGCCCCGGCTATATCGTACACATGACCTGCGAAGGGGCGTTGAATGGGGTACGGAATGCCACTCGCCGGAACCAGAAAGTGTTTGCCGAGACCTGTATTCAGTATCTGATACTGGATGCGTCTCTTTATGAGAAGAATTTTGAAGGAGCCAAATGGGTGATGAGTCCGCCTTTGCGGGAGAAGAAAGACCAGCAAGCCCTTTGGGCCGGTATCAATCAGGGACTTGTACAGGTGGTGGCGACCGACCATTGTCCGTTTATGTGGGAGCAGAAGCTAATGGGCAAGGAGGATTTCTCAAAGATTCCGAACGGGCACCCGGCTATCGAAAACCGCATGGAATTATTGTACAGCGAAGGCGTCGGGAAAGGCAAAATCACATTGAATAAGTACGTGGAAGTGGCCTGTACCAACCCTGCCAAGATTTTTGGTATGTTTCCCCGGAAAGGGACCATCGGGATAGGAAGCGATGCTGATATCGTTATTTTTGACCCGGAAGAAAAACACACCCTGTCGGCCAAAACCCACCACATGAACGTCGATTATTCTGGCTATGAAGGCTGGGAACTGACCGGTAAGGTAAAAATAGTTCTATTACGCGGCACGGTTGCTGTTGATGATAATAAGTGTCTGGTTGACAAGGGATATGGCCAATTTATTAAGCGCAAAAAAGTAAGCGGAACGATTTAA
- a CDS encoding NCS1 family nucleobase:cation symporter-1, with protein sequence MQQQTEAHVDESSALYSEDLAPIPASKRTWNTWNYAALWISMSLCIPTYMMASSLIEGGMNWWQAILTIFLGNTIVLVPMILNGHAGAKYGIPFPVLARASFGTSGANIPALLRAIVACGWFGIQTWLGGFSVYQMLRLWIPSLETLPDIFPASFGLQTGPAICFLLFWLLNMYVVYLGVESIKKLLLFKAFFLPIAALALLWWAISAGNGLGPILQQSSKFADSSAFFAFFFPALTGMVGFWATLSLNIPDFTRYATSQQAQIKGQAIGLPPSMTLFSFIGVVVTSATTIIYGTTIWDPLILAGKFDNKLLVSVAMISVAVSTLATNIAANIVSPANDFANLAPSKIDFRKGGYITGVIGILIFPWKLIADPTGFIFTWLVGYSSLLGPVGGIMIADYFFLRRQKLELNDLYSPTGMYSFKNGVNSSAIVALLAGIIPNIPGFLTTIHAIPADSVPAWISQLYNYAWFVGFFLSGGVYLGLMRSRDTVRERQLTVS encoded by the coding sequence AAGATCTGGCTCCCATTCCTGCCTCGAAGCGGACCTGGAATACCTGGAATTATGCGGCTCTCTGGATTAGTATGAGTCTGTGCATTCCTACGTATATGATGGCTAGTTCACTCATTGAAGGGGGCATGAACTGGTGGCAGGCTATTCTGACCATTTTTTTAGGGAATACGATCGTACTGGTTCCAATGATTCTGAACGGGCATGCGGGGGCTAAATATGGTATTCCGTTTCCTGTATTGGCGCGGGCAAGTTTCGGAACCAGTGGAGCCAATATCCCGGCCCTGCTGCGGGCCATTGTGGCCTGTGGCTGGTTTGGTATTCAAACCTGGCTCGGTGGTTTCTCTGTTTACCAGATGCTACGGCTTTGGATTCCATCGCTGGAAACATTACCCGACATCTTCCCGGCATCATTTGGGTTGCAGACCGGGCCCGCCATCTGTTTCCTGCTCTTCTGGCTGCTGAACATGTATGTTGTTTATCTGGGCGTCGAAAGCATCAAAAAGCTTCTCTTATTCAAGGCGTTTTTTCTGCCGATAGCTGCGCTTGCCCTGCTTTGGTGGGCTATTTCGGCCGGAAATGGTTTAGGGCCTATTTTACAGCAATCGTCCAAATTCGCAGACTCATCGGCGTTCTTCGCCTTTTTCTTTCCGGCTTTAACCGGAATGGTGGGTTTTTGGGCTACGCTTTCGCTGAATATTCCCGATTTTACCCGCTACGCCACCAGTCAGCAGGCGCAGATTAAAGGACAGGCTATCGGATTGCCGCCGTCTATGACGTTGTTCTCGTTCATTGGGGTAGTCGTGACCTCGGCTACGACGATCATCTACGGAACCACCATCTGGGACCCGCTCATTCTGGCCGGAAAATTCGACAACAAACTGCTGGTCAGTGTGGCTATGATTTCGGTGGCAGTTTCCACGCTGGCTACCAATATTGCGGCCAACATTGTCAGTCCCGCCAACGACTTTGCGAATCTGGCACCTTCTAAAATCGATTTTCGGAAGGGGGGATACATTACGGGCGTTATCGGTATCCTGATTTTTCCCTGGAAGCTCATTGCCGATCCTACGGGCTTTATTTTTACCTGGCTGGTTGGCTATTCGAGTCTGCTTGGGCCGGTTGGAGGGATTATGATTGCGGACTATTTTTTCCTGCGAAGACAGAAGCTTGAGTTGAACGATCTTTACAGCCCAACCGGGATGTATAGTTTTAAAAACGGAGTCAACTCATCGGCTATCGTTGCCTTGCTGGCTGGCATTATTCCAAATATTCCCGGCTTTCTGACAACCATTCACGCTATCCCGGCCGATAGCGTTCCCGCCTGGATTTCACAGCTTTATAATTATGCCTGGTTCGTAGGCTTTTTCCTGAGTGGTGGGGTGTATCTGGGATTGATGCGTAGCCGGGATACAGTCCGGGAACGGCAACTGACCGTGAGTTAA